The Candidatus Eisenbacteria bacterium genome includes a window with the following:
- a CDS encoding lysophospholipid acyltransferase family protein — protein MSVRMIARLVAAIPPQGAAIAGSIAGPMMALLAPSRARAWRSNHGLTGADRSGRRLPSATPFRHHILLQYESLAMLGGRAFPIEVEGSDHAREALTRARGLLVATAHVGNWHLGGEALHRLCGRPIHSVAGAQMLRSWTEELRSLYGARGIQIHDRSGAVGRLLRILRTGGIVALHLDGDQHEGRGLATRGISLLSRRSGAPVLPVLCIRSAAGRMVLRIWPPLGGGSTAPSPDRLADLLVELVRGREGQWTLFRALGDAA, from the coding sequence ATGTCCGTCCGGATGATCGCGCGGTTGGTCGCCGCGATTCCCCCACAGGGGGCCGCCATCGCCGGCTCGATCGCCGGCCCGATGATGGCGCTCCTGGCTCCATCCCGGGCGCGCGCCTGGAGGTCGAACCACGGCCTCACCGGCGCCGATCGGTCCGGGAGAAGGCTGCCGTCGGCGACGCCCTTTCGCCACCACATCCTCCTCCAGTACGAGTCCCTCGCTATGCTCGGAGGGCGCGCTTTTCCGATCGAGGTGGAGGGGAGCGATCACGCGCGCGAGGCGCTCACGAGAGCCCGCGGCCTTCTCGTGGCCACGGCGCACGTGGGCAACTGGCACCTCGGGGGAGAGGCGCTTCATCGTCTATGCGGCCGCCCCATCCATTCTGTCGCCGGCGCGCAGATGCTCCGCTCATGGACCGAGGAGCTGCGCTCGCTCTATGGCGCTCGAGGGATCCAGATCCACGACCGCTCCGGGGCGGTCGGGCGACTCCTGCGGATCCTGAGGACCGGGGGGATCGTGGCGCTCCATCTCGACGGGGATCAGCACGAGGGACGCGGGCTCGCGACCCGGGGCATCTCCCTCCTGTCCCGCCGCAGCGGCGCGCCGGTCCTGCCCGTCCTCTGCATCCGGAGCGCGGCGGGAAGGATGGTCCTTCGCATCTGGCCGCCTCTTGGAGGCGGCTCGACGGCGCCAAGTCCCGATCGTCTGGCCGACCTCCTTGTCGAGCTCGTGCGGGGGAGGGAAGGGCAATGGACTCTCTTCCGGGCGCTCGGAGACGCTGCATGA
- a CDS encoding glycosyltransferase family 4 protein, which yields MDSLPGARRRCMSGMRILIVSQSYHPHHGGIGEHVRHLGLALKERGHAVRILTAGPPPIGGELPGLPIIRLGRRFTVSSNGSKASVAWSPLYRASVRRALAIGFDLIHVHSPLEPFLPWAVLREAGLPCVGTFHNAGRPHVGLRLLSPFLAPMAMKLHPRIAVSRTAALYAGRHFPGEYLLIPNGVDLARFRPSENGRDPGPLSILFVGRLEPRKGLDVLIDGVAIAGRRAGRPLRLIVVGDGSLRGRVLRRAARAGVDLRLLGEVDPAAIPSIYRDADLFVAPALHGESFGIVLLEALASGLPVIASRIDGFSEVLDGCPAAALFSPGDPRALASAIKDAIGRAQEGALRDAARAHARGFSWGKVSLLVEGAYREALGRGAAMGERIVVADHGREPRARREEDEPRRLPSPR from the coding sequence ATGGACTCTCTTCCGGGCGCTCGGAGACGCTGCATGAGCGGGATGAGGATCCTGATCGTCAGCCAGTCGTATCATCCCCATCACGGCGGCATCGGGGAGCATGTGCGCCATCTCGGGCTCGCCCTCAAGGAGCGCGGGCACGCGGTCCGGATTCTGACGGCGGGCCCGCCGCCCATCGGCGGCGAGCTTCCGGGCCTTCCGATCATCCGGCTGGGAAGGCGCTTCACGGTCTCGTCGAACGGGAGCAAGGCGTCCGTCGCGTGGAGCCCGCTCTACCGGGCTTCCGTCCGTCGCGCTCTGGCAATCGGGTTCGATCTGATCCATGTCCACTCTCCCCTCGAGCCGTTCCTTCCCTGGGCGGTTCTGCGCGAGGCGGGGCTTCCCTGCGTGGGGACTTTCCACAACGCCGGCCGGCCGCACGTCGGGCTTCGCCTCCTTTCGCCCTTCCTCGCACCGATGGCCATGAAGCTGCATCCGAGGATCGCCGTTTCCCGCACGGCGGCCCTCTATGCGGGAAGGCACTTTCCGGGGGAGTACCTCCTCATCCCGAATGGGGTGGACCTGGCACGGTTCCGACCGTCAGAGAACGGCCGCGATCCCGGGCCTCTGTCGATCCTGTTCGTCGGCCGCCTGGAGCCGAGGAAGGGGCTGGATGTCCTGATCGATGGGGTCGCGATCGCGGGAAGGAGGGCGGGCCGCCCCCTGAGGCTGATCGTCGTCGGCGACGGATCGCTGCGCGGCAGAGTCCTGCGGAGGGCGGCGAGGGCCGGCGTCGATCTCCGCCTGCTGGGCGAAGTCGACCCCGCGGCGATTCCCTCGATCTACCGCGACGCGGACCTCTTCGTCGCTCCCGCGCTCCATGGAGAGTCCTTCGGCATCGTCCTGCTCGAGGCCCTTGCGTCCGGGCTGCCTGTCATCGCTTCCCGCATCGATGGTTTTTCGGAGGTCCTCGACGGATGCCCGGCGGCGGCGCTCTTCTCCCCGGGGGATCCTCGCGCGCTGGCTTCGGCGATCAAGGATGCGATCGGGCGCGCGCAGGAGGGAGCGCTTCGGGACGCGGCGCGCGCTCACGCGAGGGGATTCTCATGGGGCAAGGTTTCGCTCCTCGTCGAGGGGGCCTATCGAGAGGCCTTGGGCCGCGGGGCGGCGATGGGGGAGCGGATCGTCGTCGCGGATCATGGGCGCGAGCCGCGCGCGCGCCGCGAGGAGGATGAACCCCGACGGCTCCCTTCGCCCCGCTAG
- a CDS encoding 2-oxoacid:ferredoxin oxidoreductase subunit beta, producing MSETTGTAALTKKSFQSDQEVRWCPGCGDYAILSAVQSVFAELGIPREKFVFVSGIGCSSRFPYYMNTFGFHTIHGRAPAVATGIKIANPDLSVWVVTGDGDALSIGGNHIIHAMRRNIDIKVLLFNNRIYGLTKGQYSPTSEQFKKTKSTPYGSIDPPFEPISLALGSGATFVARTVDVLVPHMKEIVRRAAAHRGSAFIEILQNCVIFNDGAFEEWTARESRDERSLHLVQGQPLLFGKDRKRGVMRAQCELRIVDLGDDCAEEDLLRHDETREDPAMAFELAQFGAGKGNPLPIGVFRAVSHPTLETLVHEQMREVRGKKGQGSIEKLIAAGETWEVK from the coding sequence ATGAGCGAGACCACGGGGACGGCCGCTCTCACCAAGAAGAGCTTCCAGAGCGACCAGGAGGTCCGCTGGTGTCCTGGCTGCGGGGACTACGCCATCCTGAGCGCCGTGCAGTCGGTCTTCGCCGAGCTGGGCATTCCGCGCGAGAAGTTCGTCTTCGTCTCGGGCATCGGGTGCTCGAGCCGCTTCCCCTACTACATGAACACCTTCGGATTCCACACGATTCATGGACGGGCCCCGGCTGTGGCCACGGGAATCAAGATCGCGAATCCCGACCTCTCCGTCTGGGTCGTGACGGGCGACGGCGATGCCCTCTCCATCGGCGGCAACCACATCATCCACGCCATGCGGCGCAACATCGACATCAAGGTCCTTCTCTTCAACAACAGGATCTACGGTCTCACGAAGGGGCAGTACTCCCCCACCAGCGAGCAGTTCAAGAAGACGAAGTCGACTCCGTACGGATCGATCGACCCGCCGTTCGAGCCGATCTCACTCGCGCTCGGGTCGGGGGCCACCTTCGTCGCCCGGACCGTCGATGTCCTCGTTCCGCACATGAAGGAGATCGTGCGCCGCGCGGCGGCCCATCGCGGGAGCGCCTTCATCGAGATCCTGCAGAACTGCGTCATCTTCAACGACGGGGCCTTCGAGGAGTGGACCGCCCGGGAGTCCCGCGACGAGAGGTCGCTCCATCTCGTGCAGGGCCAGCCCCTGCTCTTCGGCAAGGACCGGAAGCGCGGAGTCATGCGGGCCCAATGCGAGTTACGGATCGTCGATCTCGGAGACGATTGCGCGGAAGAAGACCTCTTGCGCCACGACGAGACTCGCGAAGACCCTGCCATGGCGTTCGAGCTCGCCCAGTTCGGAGCCGGCAAGGGGAATCCCCTGCCCATCGGCGTCTTCCGGGCGGTAAGCCATCCGACCCTCGAGACGCTCGTGCATGAGCAGATGCGCGAGGTTCGCGGGAAGAAGGGGCAGGGCTCCATCGAGAAGCTCATCGCCGCCGGCGAGACCTGGGAGGTCAAGTAG
- a CDS encoding 2-oxoacid:acceptor oxidoreductase subunit alpha: MDADAKTLQRPKPNAVLDGVVIRFAGDSGDGMQLTGSQFTATSAVVGNDLATFPDYPAEIRAPAGTVPGVSGFQVHFSSHDISTPGDAPDVLVAMNPAALKVNLPDLKRNGVIIVNTNSFTQNDLKKAGYDASPLDDHSLDGHRVLKVELTRLTRLALEKTGLDTRTVDRCKNLLALGMMYWLYNRPLDPTLRWIEEKFEKQPALLEANVLALKAGHTFAEATELFEMSYTVPPARLAPGRYRNISGNSALALGLTAAGERSGIPIFFGSYPITPASEILHELSHLKNFGVITFQAEDEIAAIGAALGASFAGHLGVTATSGPGIALKSEMIGLAVMAELPLVICNVQRGGPSTGLPTKTEQADLLQALFGRNSEAPVPVLAAATSSDCFAMAYEACRLAVVFMTPVFLLSDGYLANGAEPWLLPDLGKLPPIPRGFIERPDGFEPYARDPETLSRPWAIPGTAGLEHRIGGLEKQNVTGNVSYDPGNHERMVDLRARKVAGIASHIPPQVVEGDQEGEILVVAWGSTYGAIHGAIRELRARGSVRVGHAHLRHIHPLPANLGEILGRFERILVPELNSGQLRWIIRARYLVDAVGLNKVQGRPFTEGEIVTKIEEITGRSRA, translated from the coding sequence ATGGACGCTGACGCCAAGACCCTTCAGCGCCCGAAGCCGAACGCGGTTCTCGACGGGGTCGTGATCCGCTTCGCGGGCGACTCCGGCGACGGAATGCAGCTGACGGGATCGCAGTTCACCGCGACCTCCGCCGTCGTCGGAAACGACCTGGCGACCTTCCCCGACTACCCCGCCGAGATCAGGGCGCCGGCGGGGACCGTCCCGGGCGTCAGCGGCTTCCAGGTCCACTTCTCTTCCCACGACATCTCGACGCCGGGCGACGCCCCGGATGTGCTGGTCGCGATGAACCCCGCCGCTCTCAAGGTCAACCTGCCCGACTTGAAGCGAAACGGCGTGATCATCGTCAACACGAACTCCTTCACGCAGAACGATCTCAAGAAGGCGGGCTACGATGCCAGTCCCCTCGACGACCATTCCCTCGACGGCCATAGGGTCCTCAAGGTCGAGCTCACGAGACTGACACGCTTGGCCCTCGAGAAGACGGGGCTCGACACCAGGACCGTCGACCGCTGCAAGAACCTCCTCGCCCTGGGGATGATGTACTGGCTCTACAACCGGCCGCTGGACCCGACGCTGCGCTGGATCGAGGAGAAGTTCGAGAAGCAGCCCGCGCTCCTCGAGGCGAACGTCCTCGCCCTCAAGGCGGGGCACACCTTCGCGGAGGCGACCGAGCTGTTCGAGATGAGCTACACCGTCCCTCCCGCGCGGCTCGCGCCCGGCCGCTACCGCAACATCTCGGGAAACAGCGCCCTCGCGCTGGGGCTCACGGCGGCCGGCGAGCGCTCAGGCATCCCGATCTTCTTCGGAAGCTACCCGATCACTCCGGCCAGCGAGATCCTGCATGAGCTATCGCATCTGAAGAACTTCGGAGTGATCACCTTCCAGGCCGAGGACGAGATCGCCGCGATCGGAGCGGCCCTCGGCGCCTCCTTTGCGGGCCACCTGGGAGTCACGGCCACGAGCGGACCGGGGATCGCGCTCAAGAGCGAGATGATCGGGCTCGCCGTAATGGCGGAACTCCCGCTTGTCATCTGCAATGTCCAGCGCGGCGGCCCCTCGACCGGTCTTCCCACCAAGACGGAGCAGGCCGATCTGCTGCAGGCCCTCTTCGGCCGCAACAGCGAGGCTCCCGTCCCGGTTCTTGCCGCGGCGACGTCATCGGACTGCTTCGCGATGGCGTATGAGGCCTGCCGGTTGGCGGTCGTCTTCATGACGCCCGTCTTCCTCCTCTCGGACGGCTATCTGGCGAACGGGGCGGAGCCGTGGCTCCTACCCGACCTCGGGAAGCTCCCGCCGATCCCCCGGGGGTTCATCGAGAGACCGGACGGGTTCGAGCCGTACGCGCGCGATCCTGAGACATTGAGCAGGCCCTGGGCGATTCCGGGAACGGCGGGTCTGGAGCATCGAATCGGGGGCCTGGAGAAGCAGAACGTGACGGGCAACGTCAGCTACGATCCCGGGAATCACGAGCGGATGGTCGATCTGCGCGCGCGGAAGGTCGCGGGGATCGCCTCCCACATTCCGCCCCAGGTCGTGGAGGGGGATCAGGAGGGGGAGATCCTGGTGGTCGCCTGGGGATCGACCTACGGCGCCATCCACGGCGCCATCCGCGAGCTGCGGGCGCGGGGGAGCGTTCGCGTGGGCCACGCGCACCTGCGCCACATCCATCCTCTGCCGGCGAATCTGGGCGAGATCCTCGGGCGCTTCGAGAGGATTCTCGTCCCCGAGCTGAACTCGGGGCAGCTCCGATGGATCATTCGGGCGCGCTATCTCGTCGATGCGGTCGGCCTGAACAAGGTCCAGGGCCGTCCCTTCACGGAGGGGGAGATCGTCACGAAGATCGAGGAGATCACGGGAAGGAGCCGCGCATGA